TAAGCCATGTTGTCCACTTTTCTACTAACGTCTTAATAATCGAGCCAAGCGAGTAGTTTTTATTCGTAGAATATGACTAGGAATTCAAGTATTTTGTAATAAAGGTGAAGCCATAATtaaaaagtgagaaaaaaacaagcATAAATTTCGAAAGGAGAAAACTAAAAACGAAATCATTATCAAACGGGGACTTAATAATTCAATACTCAATCATTTTCCTCGTTAGctcgttttttgtttctcgatATCTCCTGATAACATTTTTCAGtggatatttgaatttagaaGGTTAAATCTAAGTGTTCTGTCTCTTTGAAGTTGGGTGATGGAGGTGTTGCTAGTGGTGGCCTACGTGAATTAATACCGTGCATTGCGAGGACAGCAGTGGCTGTTGGAGTAGATGGGATATTCATGGAggtattcttatttttctgaTACTTGTCTGtttctctttagactttcgCGTTTATTCTATTCTGGTGTTTGAACATCTTTTGCTTGTTCATGTGATCAGTAAATGTAAGAATATGTGTTTGAATCCGTAGTAGATTAAACTTTGGGGgaaaaattgtgagatcccacatcggttggagaggggaacgaagcattctttataagagtgtgaaaacgtcttcctagcagacacgttttaaaatcttgaggggaagcccaaaagggaaagctcaaagaggacaatatttgttaacggtgggcttgggctgttacaaatggtatcagagccagtcaccaggcggtgtgccagcgaggatgctgggtccccaagggggtggattgtgagatcccacatcggttgaaaagggaaacgaagcatttcttatatgggtgtggaaatctctccctagcatacgtgttttaaaaccttgagttgaagcccaaaaggaaaagcccaaagaggacaatatttgctagcggtgggcttggtttgttacgaatggtatcatagccagtcatcgggcggtgtgccagcgagtaCGCTGGGTctccaaggaggtggattatgagatcccacatcaattggagaggggaacaaaacatttcttataagggtgtggaaacctctccctagccgaGTCAtcaggttgttacaaatggtatcaaattcagtcactgggcggtgtgctagcgaggacgccgggtccccaaaggggtggattgtgagatcccacttcggttggagaggggaacgaaacattccttataagggtgtggaaaccttcccctatcgacgcattttaaaaccttgaggagaagcccaaaagaaaaagctcCTAGCcgtgagcttgggttgttacacaaATAAAATGATGGTAAAAAGTCGAGAGTTATGGTAAAtttgattatatcaatgaattcaatattaattagGGAGCAAATGACATTTACGAGGGTTCGAACGTAGGACCTTCCTTGATACCGTGTTACGTCACCAATGaaccaaaaaatttaaacttttatgggtTACcgtaaatttaaatatatccaTACTTGGTGATATTTATATGGGTAATTCAACTGTCTCAAGAGTTTCCTTATGGTTTGAAGGTGCATGATGACCCTATGAACGCTCCAGTTGATGGTCCAACGCAGTGGGTGAGTTCTGCTTAAATGGGTTTGagtttcatttataaattgaGATCTTTCACGAGATTATTTGCTGAACCTTTCAATGAATATTCCCTTTTCTGATTAGCCTTTGCGTCATTTGGAGGAATTGCTGGAAGAGCTTGTGGCAATTGCAGTAAGTTCACTTacatttctttcatattttgcTGAGCCATTTCTGGTGACTGGTGAGACATGACCCTTTAGATTGAATTGAAGTTGACTGAACACTACGTGTCGTCGTCTTCTTTACACCATCTTAATCTGtatctgtgagatcccacatcggttagagaggggaacgaaacattctttataagaatgtggaaacctttccctagcaaagGCGCttcaaaaccgtgaggctaatgatgatatgtaacggaccaaagcagataatattttctagcggtggacttgagctgttacaaatggtatcagagccagacaccgggcggtgtggcaacgaggacgctgggctcccaaggggagCTGTTAcaatcggttggagaggggaatgaaacattccttataaggatgtggaaacctctccctgatggcctcgttttaaaaccatgaggctaatgacgatacataacgtgccaaagtggacaatatttgctagcggtggatttgagtTGTTACCAATGGTATTAGGgacagacaccgggcggtgtgccagcgaggacgttgggtcccaagggggtagattgtaacatcccatatcggttggagagggaaacaaaacatttcttataaaggtgtggaaacctctcctagtagacacgttttaaaatcgtgaggttgacgacgatatgtaacgagccaaaacggacaatatctgctagcggtgggcttgggctgttacattatCAATGCTTGTTGCTATTGGTACCATTTAGTCGACGTACTAGCCAAGGATCTATACCTATTTTCTCATACATGTTTATCAAAATTTACCaagattgtttttctttcctcagCGAGCGAGCAAGGGTAAGCAGCATTTTAATATCGACTTGACGCCATTTCGTGAGTAGAGGCACGACGCACCATGAAAGTTCGAACTGAGGTACGAGAGCTATGATTTGAATACACCAATTCTTGCTCATTATTGACATTATCGCTACCAAGttagtttgattttgtgtAGATACTGATCTATCTTCAAATGAACTGAACATGTTGCTTTAGTTTTTGTCTTACACCAATCATGAACTATGTCTTTTGCCTCTAAATATCATGTTTCTTTGCTATTATTGTCCCTTGTAATCAAGAACATCATATTAAAAAAGGTACAAAAGATAGGCGGAAAACATGTTCAGAAAAACATTCGATTAAATCAACTCCTCGAAGAACAGTCTACCTCCTAATCGAGCTTGTATAGGTCAATGATAAGTGACACGATCAAGGATATTTGAGATTCAATATGTCAATGATGGGATTAGTTGctagttcaaaattttcaacgtGGGTCGAACTATATAGTTGGTAGGTTCGTTAAAGTACTGTTAATGAGAATAGTAATTCCAACGACAACGAACAGTGGTTCTTCTATGTAGGTATGACATTCCCCTTAATACTCGAGTAAATAAGTAGCACATGGATGAACCAATACCATATTTGAATGAGAGGAATCGTGAATCGTGAAGATATAATGATACAGAGCATCTaatttaccttttttatttatcgtttagtttttatttggttcataaataatttttattttgttataaaattgatattttacaACTTTAGCCTCAAACTttacattaaattttgattaattaatgaaaaataattatgatataatttataaaattatttttgataatgacataaaattaataaaagctaatttaattacaataaagTAGATATTTAGTGAAAAATAAAGTAGTTGTGGTCTTCCTTGCTCTGCCGTCTCTGTCAGTCATCAATTTCCGGAGCTTTTTCCATCGGAGGAGATGCAATTTCGAAACTGGGAATGGCATCTTTCAGCTGCCTGAATATTGGGTTAGCCGTAGTTTTGGGGTTCCTCATCATGGGCATAATTGCAGAGCTTTACTATCTTCTATGccggaagaagaaaataatcaaTACTACACAGGTTGAagacggcgacggcgacggcgacggcgaccATGCTAAATTCACCAGAAACCCACCTGAGATCCGCCATGGATTGGACGTTGAGCTCGGCGacgaacaagaagaagaagaagaagaacatgaagaagagGTGATGGGGATTTACAATCTGGCAGGGCAACCCAGATTTCTGTTCACAATCAAGGAAGAATCAAACGAAGATTTGGAATCAGAAGAATCAAGAACCAGAAGGTTGAGTGACATAATTACAGCAATTGAAACTCCATATTTCACTCCCATGGCGTCTCCGCCATTGAAggcttctcctcctcctcctcctcctcctctcggCTGTTTAGATTCGTATAAACTGCATGGATTCAATCCCCTGTTTGAATCTTCGCCTCCTccaaagttcaaatttcttagaGATGCAGAGGAGAAACTCTGCAGAAGGCTAATGGAAGAAGCCCAGAGAACCAAAAAGTTATAATCAAGCATTTCGTTTCGTTAGCGTCTTGGCTCAcactcattctcttctccGATTGATGTGAGACctctcaatccacccctttggggccagcgtccttggtGGCACACCGTCTCATATCCACTCCTTTGGGGTTCAGTCTCTTCGCTGGCACAACGCCTGATATTTGGCTCTAgtaccgatgtgggacccccaatcaaCCCCTTTTGGGACCCAACGTTCTTGATGACACACCGTCTTATGTCCAACCACCTTCTGGGCTCAGTCTCCTCGCTCGCGCATTGCTCCAATCAACCCCTTTTGGGACCCAATGTTCTTGATGACACACCGTCTTATGTCCAACCACCTTCTGGGCTCAGTCTCCTCGCTCGCGCATTGCTctgtgtctggctctgataccatttgtaaccgcctaagctcaagcccactattagtagatattgtccactggACTTTCTCCCTTGGATTTCTATTCAAGGTTATTAAAcgctagagagaagttttcacacccattCTAAAGAATGGCCTCTCTAATCGAGTGATCTCACATTATTCCTCTTCAATCTCTTCTCAGCTTCTTTCTCTccggtttcttttttttttatttattttttattttttattttttagaaaagttttcaaaatttgtgaaaatctTTTGAATTAGGATCGGTGACTTTGAAAACTTGAATTTAGAGTCCACgacctaacccaactcaaccaaaTGTTAAGTTGGATTGTCGAATATTCataatcttaataataattataaaagtagGGTGagattgagttgaattataaataattatgacaACATCCATTTATATTGTATTAttcaaaagtatatatatatatataggataAAATAGATGTATCCATTTactctctaaaattttataagtatttaataaaattttaatgttatctaataaatatatcataaatttaacattaaattaaaattttatgtctaaaaaaattataaatagtggtttcattttttatgtttatttattaaaaagtgcTATTCTtgctttataatttatttatattatttttatgtcttTAATAATTCTATacaacttttaattaaattattttataatttcatttataatagaatattttcattttttgtcctaatattttatttttttttaaaaaaaatctctactCAATAACGCATTTAGAATTGAATAATATGAAGTAATTTCCAATAATAATAGCTTGGTTTGGtgtaatttaattcaatcaaCCTAGCacacctaaaaaaaaattattttttattttttattttttaaaattattttttaaaaacttgatttttttaataaaagtgtGAGAAGTTTACGAAAATATTATTagcaaacaaatataattgaaaataaataaaaaattattttttttaaaagaaattgaatatgattttgtcatttattattattattattattttaaataaaccactttgaaaaatagaataatttaaataaaccaTTTTAAATTAGTTGTGAAAGTTTGAATTGATCGATTACCCAAACGACAAGAAATGTCATTGTTTATATCACGCGATTCGGCCACCGAAAGTTTGTTGCCCTCCAaccattatttaatatttacccTTTATACAATCGGATACCCGAACAATTTGAACTAGGTCAcccgaacaatttggattaaACAATCGATTTACAGGTTGACTCTGTTAgtctgttaggaatcacgactctccacattggtatgatattgtccactttgagcatgagctctcatggctttgcaaacccggctttgctttgggcttccccaaaaggcctcaaaccaatggagagtattattatttgtttataaacccatgatcattccctaaattaaccgaggtgggactttcatcatccaaacTAGAACAATTTAGAATATACAATCGATTTACGGGTTGACCTGAACAATTTAGATTAAACAATCGATTTACTGATTGACTCGAACAATTCAAACTATACAATCGATTTAAGGGTGTCAAATAATTTGTACTATACAATCTATTTACGAACAATTTGAACTATACAATCGATTTATAGGGTTCACAacccaacttgaaaataagaGGGTTAAGTTCGGTAATGGCActcaattttcttctctcacaaacaagaaataattgagATCCAATCTCGAGTTTGAAGGATACTACTAAGATGAAGGAGTGAAACTGCTTTATCAAGTTGACGAGAGGAAGAAACGATAACCTCCATAATAAACATGTTGCAAGCCTCCACCGAAGAGAATAGGTCTCATCTGTTTGCATTCCCTAATTCCAATAGTGAGGTCACTTATGTTTTTGTATAAAAAGATTACATCACATAGATGGTAGCGGCTGTAGTTCTCTTTGGaaattagggtcgttacaaattgAACACGTGCTTTCATGAAAGTAATCTAGacattgttagatgaacactactctccacaatggtatgatcttgtccactttgaatataagctctcatggctttactttgggcttccccaaaagacctcataacaatggagatagtattccttgattataaacccatgatcattccctaaattagtcgatgtgagacttCTCATCCAACAGACACAAGACAATAATCTCTAGAGTCGATGAAGTTGTATGATTTAATTATCTAACTTAAACATTAGCCATATACATGTGTTTAATTACTTAAACTCTTAAAAGTACTTAAAAAAGAACGGTTTAAGTATTGAACTTGACTCACGATTGTACATGTCGATTAGGGTAGGTTGAAGATATAATTTTGTTGCATTCGGCTTGAACCATACAAACATTTGTATCGAAAGAGTAAGATATAAACACAAAGATATCCGTGAGATCCcccattggttggagagaagaacgaaacattctttataaggggtgTGGAAAATCTCTCGCTATCAtacttgttttaaaaacattgaggggaagcccgaaacgaaaatataataactactagtggtgagtttgagtcgttacaaaatcaaatttagtATTGATCGGTGACTGGGCTTCTGCATATTTTGAGGTGACTATAGGGTTTGCCATGGCATGATACTCTACCTTCCAACAACCTTCTTACATGGATAAtctctttaattttgaaagtctCATTACCCACACGAACATATTTTGGCTAACGCATTTACTCATATAATCGTAATATTCGACTCGGGTAacctataaaaaaatttatatgaatNTTATATGAACATATTGTAAAGTTGAGGGCAAAATGATTTTCCAAATGTTATGATGACGTGGACGAATCCAAAATAGAAGGTCCCATGGAGATtcgtttttatattttatcacCCCATTATTCATACCCACTTAGATGTGAAACGTTAcgttcataataataataaaaatcatataatataaataaatgaaaagacataGCTTTAAGTGGGTGTTCATGGATTTAACAGTGTCCCTGTCGGACCTCAACAAGTTGCATCCATTCGCACGTTGAacttataaagaaaaactacCGACTTAGTTACGTTACTTATTTCTCGCTTTTAAGAGTATAAACTATCATCACAAACCAACACAGATCCTTTCATAATGTTTTGTCCTCGAACACATGGACTCTAGGAAAATTTCTACGAGGTCAatcaatacaaaattattttacacccaccgaaaaagaaaatgcaccTCGTTGGTatagattatatttttcaattcttatAAGCAGTTCTTAACTATGCTATcttctaaatcattttcatttagatGCGTTATCCGTTTATTCATCCACTCCTCTTTTGTTTAAAGTTCTTCAGTTCAAAGAATCTCTTCCTCAAATTATTGTTTCTGCTTCATTTCTTAGTTTCAGTATATTTCGATCTTGAATATCGACGTAGGTGGGCTTAAAGTATGTTTCGATGATAAGGGTCGGAATTGATACGTATGGGAAGTAGAAGAGAGAGGTGTGGAGGGGCCTTTGATGGGTGGTGTTCGTACGTACCCACAATAGCAACCACTCCTCTTTTATGTCTTtctctcttccctttcttttctctttgtcACCCATTTCCACACACATCTTTACAatctcatctctctctcttggtTTGTGTGAAAGTTATATTGATCAGACCTTTCTTTTCTGCATTCATTCCATTACTTCAACAACAACAGTTTGATACATATGTATTGAAATGGTATAAGTAAATTTGAGCTCGTTAATGATTTGACATGTTTTATGTAACCGTTCAAGTCCATtacgagtagatattgtcatttttgaggttttctttttgagttttctctcaaagtttttaaaacgtgtatgctagggagaaattttcacacccttataaaaaatatttgatgtctgatctcacaattcacttcTTTTGGAGTTTAGGTCCTCGCTGACATTCGTTCATCTCTttaatcgatatgggatctcatattacatccccttttggggctagcatcctcgctaacactcattcctcttttcaatcgatgtggaatctcacagtAGAAGAGTTGGAGATCTCGCCTTTGAATTCATGTAATGTTCATTGttataaagaagaaatcaCTTGAATGTTGAGAATCTCATACGAAAATATGAAGAGGTTTCACATTCTTAATAAGATACATGAGGTATTTCTTTAACCGTCAATTGATTTTAAGTTAGAATCATATGTTTATCTAAGGCTATCGATTCcgttcttttctctctctctctacctttgatttttaacctaatttaacAATCTTTTATGTCCGGTCAATAGAAAGTGTTCCGCTTattaaggaaggaaagactcaagGTGAATGAGACTAAACTACTCTCCCTACTGGtctattctcttttttttcctctcccCGGGAGAACTCGGTAAAGCTGCTTTGCTCCTTTCCCTCggcttttctctctccaagttcttattttcttgttgttaCATCAGCGGTGATTCTCGTACATGGTGAATAACCAAATTccaatgaaaatgaaatctttagTATAAATCAATGCAATTTAGGAGGTCTGGATTAATGAACGACCATCAATTCAAATCCTAGATTTTCGAATTGAGAGATCAAGAATTCTCATTATTTCTTAGATTAATGGACCCAGCCTATAAAGACCAAACGTGTATTCGATGAAACAGAAAAAGATTCAACCCAAGCATGATGAACTTAAAGAGACACCGTCTTAAAGAGATGAGACCTGATACTTATCCTAATTGGTTTTGAGACGAAATTTCATAGTCATCTAATATCGAATATATCCAACATAAATTTCGAATTATCCAAACAAATCCTAGAGAATCTTAGTAACTACTCCAAGTAGTTTGGATCTATACACAAGATcttcaaccaaaaaaacaagaaacaaaacttcTAGAAAAATGTTGTGTTCttggtttttttagtttggttGTTGGCGTTTTCTTAAGATTGCTGTCTTCATTACATCCGTACTTGTACACATATTACGACAATATCATTGTTCTAACTctgtcttgtttttttctatACACATGCACACACTCACACACACATGTCTTGACGTTTTGACGAAAAATATGAAGCAAtcagtaaaagaaaaatccagcATGTGGGAAGGAACACCATTACCTGTTAAAGCTTCATCACTCACaccactttcttttttgtatcaAACAATTTGAAGACAAAGACACCAATAATAAGCGATGACGTTGAAAGGACGTGTAGGTGTCAAATCAGGTCAACAGTTTTCTCTTCAAAATCAGAGTTGCATTAAAAGGTGTGTCTTTGAGAATAATGTACTCAAATTTTCTGCCTCAAATTCCCATTGTGGGTAGCTTTCTCAATCCTTATTATACTCGCATAAACCATATGAAATTCCCAATCTTACGTCTCCGTCAGCTTCACAGTTTCTAAATACgtctactagaaagaggttttcactgttttgttttcctctccaatcgagatgggatctcacaatccatcccatTGGGGGCTCAGCGTCTTCACTAGCACACTGTCTAGTGTCTggctatgatatcatttgtaatagctcaagctcaccgctagtagatattgtccgttttagcctgttacgtatcgttgttagcctcatggttttaaaacgcgtctactagggagaggtttacatgtccgtataagaaatgtttcgttcctctctcccaccgacgatgtgagatcttaaaatccacctcccttaggATCCCaatgtcctcactggcacatggGCTGGTGTttgtgtttggctctgatatcatttgtaacagcccaagctcaccactaatagatattgtccgctttaatcttattataagaaatatttcattctcctctccaaccgatatggaatCTAAGAATTGAGCTTAGATCTATCACTTCAACATAGTGTGCTTGAATACTCAATCCATTTTatacacaaacaaaaaaacattcttCCATGTAGATTCAACTCGATCGATTTCAGTACCTTAACAAACATAAACATATGCTGATCATAATCACACATATTCtcaaaagaaattgaaatgaaaaaaaaaaaacaatattttgttATGATTAACATCTATAAAGCCTAAGTAGCTTAATAAAAGATTTAACTGATCAAGTGatgtctttttttcttttaatcattCGTCAACTCACTTGACCATTTAAATCTTGGTAAgttgatatatatatcaatgaaACTTACTGCAAAGCCGTGGGAGGCGCCACTTGAAGAAGAACTGATAGCAGCTGAAAGATCTGTGCACCCATTTCCATTGCTTATCACAATTATTGATACCCAAATTTGAGGATTTCACCAAATTCAGCACTTGGGTTATCTTCAATCTTCCCTAAAGGCAACTGGGTCGCTCTTGAATTTGGTATTAGGCTTGAATTTGTTGGGTACCATCCCGATGGGGTTTCTAAGCCACCTGAGACAGGAAAGTTCATGACACTGCGCCATTGATGATTCTGAAGAGCAT
This genomic interval from Cucurbita pepo subsp. pepo cultivar mu-cu-16 chromosome LG20, ASM280686v2, whole genome shotgun sequence contains the following:
- the LOC111783445 gene encoding uncharacterized protein LOC111783445, yielding MASFSCLNIGLAVVLGFLIMGIIAELYYLLCRKKKIINTTQVEDGDGDGDGDHAKFTRNPPEIRHGLDVELGDEQEEEEEEHEEEVMGIYNLAGQPRFLFTIKEESNEDLESEESRTRRLSDIITAIETPYFTPMASPPLKASPPPPPPPLGCLDSYKLHGFNPLFESSPPPKFKFLRDAEEKLCRRLMEEAQRTKKL